One Janthinobacterium sp. TB1-E2 genomic region harbors:
- the ispD gene encoding 2-C-methyl-D-erythritol 4-phosphate cytidylyltransferase: MTAAPNTVRYFALIPAAGVGARMEAGSPKQYLPIAGKPMLRHALDAFLASPLIAHTYVVVSADDGVIDTVVPEQGVTVLRCGGATRMESILNGLHAMHGSIAAHDQVLVHDAARPGLTPALIEKLITEVGEHAAGGLLALPVVDTVKRAGQGALSAQTVPRDGLWLAQTPQMFSYGLLHKALSEAPDPQAITDDASAVEALGLAPRLVEGHPRNLKVTLPRDIHTAELYLAHP, from the coding sequence ATGACAGCAGCACCGAATACCGTCCGCTACTTTGCGCTGATCCCCGCCGCCGGCGTGGGCGCGCGCATGGAAGCGGGCAGTCCCAAGCAGTATTTACCCATCGCCGGCAAACCCATGCTGCGCCATGCGCTCGACGCCTTTCTCGCCAGCCCCCTGATCGCGCACACCTATGTCGTCGTCAGCGCCGACGATGGCGTGATCGACACGGTCGTGCCGGAACAGGGCGTGACTGTGCTGCGCTGCGGCGGCGCCACGCGCATGGAAAGCATCCTTAATGGCTTGCACGCCATGCACGGCAGCATCGCTGCCCACGACCAGGTGCTGGTGCACGACGCGGCCCGTCCCGGCCTGACGCCGGCGCTGATCGAAAAGCTCATCACCGAAGTCGGTGAGCATGCGGCCGGGGGCCTGCTGGCCTTGCCCGTGGTCGACACCGTCAAGCGGGCGGGGCAGGGCGCCTTGTCGGCGCAGACGGTGCCGCGCGACGGCCTGTGGCTGGCGCAGACGCCGCAAATGTTCAGCTATGGCTTGCTGCACAAGGCATTATCCGAAGCGCCCGATCCGCAAGCGATCACGGACGACGCCAGCGCCGTCGAAGCGCTGGGCCTGGCGCCCAGGCTCGTCGAAGGCCACCCGCGCAACCTGAAGGTGACCTTGCCGCGCGACATACACACGGCCGAGCTGTATTTGGCCCATCCTTGA
- a CDS encoding MFS transporter, which translates to MHTPSNTTGDDTTVAPWLAVLSVGIGAFALVTSEFLPVGLLPAMAAELAISKGQAGLMITTPGIVAAFAAIFVTVGSGRLDRRIVLLALTALLIASNLLVALAPSYGWILLGRAMLGVGVGGFWAIGSAIGPRLVSPQHASRAMSIIFAGVSLGTVAGVPAGALVGELVGWRVAFGAASAIAVLVFIGQLLLLPRLPPTQAIRLRQLPMIFGIRKARLGLIATALIFTGQFAAYTYIAPFLTQVSHLAAGTVSAMLLVYGASGFIGNLVGGWAAGRYERAALMVTGAVLGLSTLALAAFGSHALTAMLLVAVWGFGFGAMPIAVQTWMFKAAPHLMEGSSALFVAIVQVSLASGALLGGMAVDRLGVSSAMVVGGLFALGCALTIAIFGKPQANAKAGAACVAS; encoded by the coding sequence ATGCACACACCCTCCAACACTACTGGCGACGATACCACCGTGGCGCCGTGGCTGGCCGTCCTGTCGGTCGGCATCGGCGCTTTCGCCCTCGTCACCTCCGAATTCCTGCCCGTCGGCCTGCTGCCGGCCATGGCCGCCGAACTGGCCATCAGCAAGGGCCAGGCGGGACTGATGATCACCACGCCCGGCATCGTTGCCGCGTTTGCCGCCATCTTCGTCACCGTCGGCTCGGGCCGCCTGGACCGCCGCATCGTGCTGCTGGCCCTCACCGCCCTGCTGATCGCCTCGAACCTGCTGGTGGCGCTGGCGCCGTCATATGGCTGGATACTGCTGGGCCGCGCCATGCTGGGTGTGGGCGTGGGCGGCTTCTGGGCCATCGGCAGCGCCATCGGCCCGCGCCTCGTGTCGCCGCAGCATGCGTCGCGCGCCATGTCCATCATCTTCGCCGGCGTCTCGCTGGGCACGGTGGCGGGCGTGCCGGCCGGCGCGCTGGTAGGCGAACTGGTGGGATGGAGGGTCGCTTTCGGCGCGGCCAGCGCCATTGCCGTGCTGGTCTTCATCGGCCAGCTATTGCTGCTGCCCAGGCTGCCGCCGACACAGGCCATCCGCTTGCGCCAGTTGCCGATGATTTTCGGCATCCGTAAAGCCAGGCTGGGCCTGATCGCCACGGCCCTGATCTTCACGGGCCAGTTCGCCGCCTACACATATATCGCGCCCTTCCTCACGCAAGTGTCGCACCTGGCGGCCGGCACCGTCAGCGCGATGCTGCTCGTGTACGGCGCTTCCGGTTTCATCGGCAACCTCGTGGGCGGCTGGGCCGCCGGCCGCTACGAACGGGCCGCGCTGATGGTGACGGGCGCCGTGCTGGGCTTGTCCACCCTGGCCCTGGCCGCGTTCGGCAGCCATGCACTCACCGCCATGCTGCTGGTGGCCGTGTGGGGCTTCGGTTTCGGCGCCATGCCGATCGCCGTGCAGACCTGGATGTTCAAGGCGGCGCCGCATTTGATGGAAGGCAGCAGCGCGCTGTTTGTCGCCATCGTGCAAGTGTCGCTGGCGTCGGGAGCGTTGCTGGGAGGCATGGCCGTCGACCGGCTGGGCGTATCGAGCGCGATGGTGGTCGGTGGCCTGTTCGCCCTCGGCTGCGCCTTGACGATCGCGATCTTCGGCAAGCCGCAAGCCAATGCCAAGGCTGGCGCGGCCTGCGTCGCCTCGTAG
- a CDS encoding PQQ-dependent sugar dehydrogenase has translation MPTIKRTRLATALLLGAFAACAIPAHAELQATGEPPAARQGWKAETVAQGVRQPWGIAWLGEGRALVTSKQGTLHLLNGKKFEDVALEGMPKVFTGGQGGLLDIVVHQQDAAKPNPRVYMTVSTGNNDANRTTLVRGVFDGKKVTGIQTLFKVATDKSGGQHFGSRLLWLPDGTLLMSVADGGNPPLRIGDRLAREQAQNLATHQGSILRLTDEGKPAPGNPLAAKGALPEIWSYGHRNVQGLALDPVSGRVWATEHGPYGGDELNLVTAGGNYGWPLQSYGADYKTHEPVGKHEVAGMLNPSVAWVPSPAPSGLAVYTGDKITAWRGSIFSGGLAAKDIRRIAVDANGKVMGQDRLDIGARVRDVRQGPDGYLYALTDEDNGRLLRIVPR, from the coding sequence ATGCCAACCATCAAGCGCACACGCCTTGCCACCGCACTGTTGCTGGGAGCTTTCGCCGCTTGCGCCATACCCGCCCACGCCGAACTGCAAGCCACGGGCGAACCGCCCGCCGCCAGACAGGGCTGGAAGGCCGAGACCGTCGCGCAGGGCGTGCGCCAGCCGTGGGGTATTGCCTGGCTGGGCGAGGGACGCGCGCTTGTCACCAGCAAGCAGGGAACCTTGCATCTGCTTAATGGCAAAAAGTTCGAGGACGTTGCGCTGGAAGGCATGCCCAAGGTGTTTACGGGCGGTCAGGGCGGCCTGCTCGACATCGTCGTTCATCAACAGGATGCGGCCAAGCCGAATCCGCGTGTGTACATGACGGTATCGACAGGCAACAACGACGCCAACCGCACGACCCTCGTGCGCGGCGTGTTCGACGGCAAGAAGGTGACGGGCATCCAGACCCTGTTCAAGGTGGCAACCGACAAGAGCGGCGGCCAGCATTTCGGTTCGCGCCTGCTGTGGCTGCCGGATGGCACTTTGCTGATGAGCGTGGCCGATGGTGGCAACCCACCGCTGCGCATCGGTGACCGGCTGGCGCGCGAGCAGGCGCAAAACCTGGCCACGCACCAGGGCTCCATCCTGCGCCTGACGGACGAGGGAAAACCGGCGCCCGGCAATCCGCTGGCGGCCAAGGGGGCCTTGCCGGAAATCTGGTCGTATGGCCACCGCAACGTGCAGGGCCTGGCGCTCGATCCTGTTTCCGGCCGCGTGTGGGCCACGGAACACGGGCCGTATGGCGGCGACGAGCTGAACCTGGTGACGGCAGGCGGTAATTACGGCTGGCCTTTGCAAAGCTATGGCGCCGACTACAAGACGCATGAGCCCGTTGGCAAGCACGAAGTGGCGGGCATGCTCAATCCGAGCGTGGCCTGGGTGCCGTCGCCGGCGCCGTCGGGACTGGCCGTCTACACAGGCGACAAGATCACCGCCTGGCGCGGCAGCATCTTCAGCGGCGGCCTGGCAGCCAAGGATATCCGCCGCATCGCCGTTGACGCGAACGGCAAGGTGATGGGACAGGACCGTCTGGACATCGGCGCGCGCGTGCGCGACGTGCGCCAGGGGCCGGACGGCTATCTGTATGCGTTGACCGATGAAGACAATGGCCGCTTGCTGCGCATCGTGCCGCGGTAA
- a CDS encoding PKD domain-containing protein produces the protein MRSRMQGPVVRWLGVGMLVMVMLAGCGGGGGGGGGGNDTISPPPVNTAPKAAVYFAGTVSNGSNGADATATTGADVVLDASGSSDAEGDVLSYIWSLVAKPAGSAYVPVTPTGVKLSIKPDVLGNYVFNLRVTDSKGAFSDKSVTVIADNTPPNAVTVIRATFTAVPVNQPPLTVSVGSGVALDASGSTDVDGDVVSTTWQLITKPVDSMSTLYATGQGAVFSPDVMGMYQVRAHTTDGKGAYADTVYQISAANRAPVGVIRGTVAVISRDTQMVPIGQPVVTSGILSYDEGGAPLSYAWAVDTRPSGSVAVVGAAMAAIPAFTPDVAGAYVLSLTVSNGRQTAVAYLKLNAVTSTSSVVALPFKPVEMRYSQAVDRLVVVTAEPYTIKVINPVDGATTSIDLPTAVKTFNLSPDGKLAAVLHDGVVSLVDLVSGSLLKSSGTGGMQTEVFVTNAGVVFLSGQSTVSYARPAVAVINARTGQAMPSLEFGNSGFYGALRGVFAASKNKAFLSQGNYATLSYFTIDPQTHAILTNGTVYSDYYISSPFFLSPKEDLLFTANGTYFSTDTLQYMGRFTFGSSSSGGSNSMQAMSYSPARAEVLLMESSLDYAYPANDTVYQTSYKKYSGELLFPAGSVSLPVIGGEQSYGIGIFHTAAGDPVALVQTGGAQKGTARAKYYLVYR, from the coding sequence ATGCGCAGTCGTATGCAAGGGCCAGTCGTGCGCTGGTTGGGCGTTGGGATGCTGGTCATGGTCATGCTGGCCGGGTGTGGCGGTGGTGGAGGTGGTGGTGGCGGCGGAAACGATACTATATCGCCTCCGCCGGTCAATACGGCACCAAAAGCCGCTGTCTACTTTGCTGGCACGGTCAGCAATGGCAGCAACGGTGCCGACGCTACCGCCACCACAGGCGCCGATGTGGTGCTTGATGCGTCTGGTAGCAGCGATGCGGAAGGCGATGTACTCAGCTATATTTGGAGCCTGGTCGCCAAACCTGCTGGCAGCGCCTACGTGCCCGTTACTCCCACCGGTGTCAAGCTCAGTATCAAGCCCGATGTACTGGGTAACTATGTATTCAATTTGCGTGTGACAGACAGCAAGGGTGCGTTCTCAGACAAGAGCGTAACTGTGATTGCCGACAATACCCCACCGAATGCGGTCACTGTGATTCGGGCTACCTTTACGGCGGTGCCAGTGAATCAGCCGCCCCTGACCGTGTCGGTCGGTTCTGGCGTGGCCCTCGACGCCTCAGGCAGTACGGATGTCGACGGCGACGTCGTCAGTACGACATGGCAATTGATAACAAAGCCGGTCGACAGCATGTCCACGCTGTATGCCACGGGACAAGGCGCCGTCTTCTCACCCGATGTGATGGGCATGTACCAAGTGCGCGCCCACACTACCGATGGCAAGGGCGCATATGCAGACACGGTGTACCAGATCAGTGCCGCCAACAGGGCACCGGTCGGCGTCATCCGCGGTACGGTGGCTGTTATCAGCCGCGACACGCAAATGGTGCCGATAGGCCAGCCGGTGGTCACCAGCGGCATCCTGAGCTATGACGAGGGTGGTGCTCCGCTGAGCTATGCCTGGGCGGTCGATACCCGTCCGTCCGGTTCTGTTGCCGTTGTAGGTGCAGCGATGGCGGCGATTCCTGCATTTACGCCGGACGTGGCTGGTGCTTACGTATTGTCGCTGACAGTGAGCAACGGCCGCCAGACGGCCGTCGCTTACCTGAAGCTCAATGCGGTCACGTCGACTTCGAGCGTGGTCGCATTGCCGTTCAAGCCGGTTGAAATGCGTTATAGCCAGGCTGTTGACCGCCTGGTCGTGGTGACTGCGGAGCCGTACACAATCAAAGTCATCAATCCGGTCGATGGTGCGACCACCAGCATTGATCTGCCGACAGCGGTCAAGACCTTCAATCTGAGTCCGGACGGCAAACTGGCTGCTGTGTTGCATGATGGCGTGGTCAGTCTGGTTGATCTGGTGTCGGGGAGCCTGTTGAAATCGTCCGGCACCGGTGGCATGCAAACGGAAGTATTCGTTACCAACGCCGGCGTGGTATTTCTCTCGGGCCAATCGACTGTTTCATACGCACGGCCCGCTGTTGCTGTTATCAACGCACGTACGGGACAGGCGATGCCTTCGCTTGAGTTTGGCAATAGCGGTTTCTATGGCGCCCTGCGCGGCGTGTTTGCGGCATCGAAGAACAAGGCATTTCTCTCGCAGGGTAATTACGCGACTCTCTCGTATTTCACCATTGACCCGCAAACGCACGCCATCCTCACCAACGGCACTGTGTATAGCGACTATTACATTTCGTCACCGTTCTTCCTGTCTCCGAAGGAAGATTTGTTGTTTACCGCAAACGGTACCTACTTTAGTACCGATACGTTGCAATACATGGGGCGCTTTACCTTTGGTTCAAGCAGCAGCGGCGGCAGCAACAGCATGCAAGCGATGAGTTATTCGCCCGCCAGAGCGGAAGTGCTGCTGATGGAAAGTTCGCTTGACTACGCTTATCCAGCCAACGATACGGTATATCAGACCAGCTACAAGAAATATAGCGGTGAACTGCTGTTCCCTGCAGGCAGTGTTAGCCTGCCGGTGATTGGCGGCGAACAAAGTTACGGCATCGGCATCTTCCACACGGCCGCTGGCGACCCCGTGGCGCTGGTGCAGACGGGTGGCGCACAGAAGGGCACCGCGCGCGCCAAGTACTATCTGGTGTATCGCTGA
- the ispF gene encoding 2-C-methyl-D-erythritol 2,4-cyclodiphosphate synthase, which produces MNPTTPDLPFRIGQGYDCHALVENRDLIIGGVKIPHHLGLLGHSDADVLLHAITDAIFGAAALGDIGRHFPDTDAQFKGADSRTLLREAVRRVQATGYVIGNIDATIIAQRPKMAPHIAAICANVAEDLGVSVGQVNIKAKTNEKLGYLGREEGIAAEAVALLLRA; this is translated from the coding sequence ATGAACCCAACGACTCCCGACCTCCCATTTCGCATCGGCCAGGGCTATGACTGCCACGCGCTGGTGGAAAACCGCGACCTGATCATTGGCGGCGTGAAGATTCCCCATCACCTGGGCTTGCTCGGCCATTCCGACGCGGACGTGCTGCTGCACGCGATCACGGACGCCATCTTCGGCGCGGCCGCCCTGGGCGACATCGGCCGCCACTTCCCCGACACGGACGCGCAATTCAAGGGCGCCGATTCGCGCACCCTGCTGCGCGAAGCTGTGCGCCGCGTGCAAGCCACCGGCTATGTGATCGGCAACATCGACGCCACCATCATCGCCCAGCGCCCGAAAATGGCGCCGCACATCGCCGCCATCTGCGCCAACGTGGCAGAAGACCTGGGCGTGAGTGTGGGGCAGGTCAACATCAAGGCCAAGACGAATGAAAAACTCGGCTACCTGGGCCGGGAAGAGGGCATCGCGGCGGAAGCCGTGGCCTTGCTGCTGCGGGCCTGA
- a CDS encoding NUDIX hydrolase gives MDTQATDTQLIETKVDGELVYQGGFLRVQRDRVALPDGKITAREFVLHPGAVVILPLLDDGTVLMERQYRYPLNRVFIEFPAGKIDAGESHLACAQRELLEETGYTASDWQFVSTIHNAIAYSDEHLELFLARGLVAGERQLDEGEFLETFTATVPQLLDWVKDGTITDVKTVIGIFWLDKITSGVWQPA, from the coding sequence ATGGATACCCAAGCCACTGATACGCAATTGATTGAAACCAAGGTCGATGGCGAGCTCGTCTACCAGGGCGGCTTCCTGCGCGTGCAGCGCGACCGTGTTGCCCTGCCGGACGGCAAGATCACGGCGCGCGAATTCGTCCTGCATCCGGGCGCCGTCGTGATCCTGCCGCTGCTCGACGATGGCACGGTGCTGATGGAGCGCCAATACCGCTATCCGCTGAACCGGGTCTTCATTGAATTCCCGGCCGGCAAGATCGATGCGGGCGAATCGCACCTGGCGTGCGCCCAGCGCGAGTTGCTGGAAGAAACAGGCTACACCGCCAGCGACTGGCAATTCGTCTCCACCATCCACAACGCCATCGCGTATTCCGATGAACATCTGGAACTGTTTTTGGCGCGCGGACTCGTGGCCGGCGAACGCCAGCTCGACGAAGGCGAATTCCTCGAGACATTTACGGCCACGGTGCCGCAGCTGCTCGACTGGGTCAAGGATGGCACGATCACGGACGTGAAAACCGTCATCGGTATCTTCTGGCTCGACAAGATCACCAGCGGCGTGTGGCAGCCGGCCTGA
- a CDS encoding FHA domain-containing protein yields MKPPYYLEILAENGEVQRRQRIESLPIRIGRGYGNDFILDDPHTAAEHAIVEDDGANGLLLRDLGSQNGVIHRGQRQPQVALSGNSIVRLGHTRLRVRASDHPVAPELGDTTRHDWEGLRPAVAGLAMIGASAAFSNWLSDADAFEPISYLMIVAYALAGGLVWASIWAVANRLFGHVARFGRHLFIIGCGLLAMEVWELASNVAAYALSLEALTRYGRHMFIIIVCAMIYYHLCTIKPQHPRRFGLVAVVLATLGSSLILLSNLQASGRLADETYMSVIYPPALRLSPDHTTDAFFRDAAGLQRAVDAERGKAAKGADEDEDSGD; encoded by the coding sequence ATGAAGCCACCCTATTACCTTGAAATCCTCGCCGAGAATGGCGAAGTGCAGCGGCGCCAGCGGATCGAGTCCCTGCCGATCCGCATCGGCCGCGGCTACGGCAACGACTTCATCCTCGACGACCCGCATACGGCGGCCGAGCACGCCATTGTGGAAGACGACGGCGCAAACGGCCTGCTGCTGCGCGACCTGGGCAGCCAGAACGGCGTGATCCACCGGGGACAGCGGCAACCGCAAGTGGCCTTGAGTGGCAACAGCATCGTGCGCCTCGGCCACACGCGCCTGCGCGTGCGTGCCAGCGATCATCCGGTGGCGCCCGAACTGGGCGACACGACCCGGCACGACTGGGAAGGCTTGCGCCCCGCCGTCGCCGGCCTGGCCATGATCGGCGCCTCGGCCGCCTTCAGCAACTGGCTCAGCGATGCGGACGCCTTCGAGCCGATTTCCTACCTGATGATCGTCGCCTATGCGCTGGCCGGCGGCCTCGTATGGGCGTCGATCTGGGCCGTGGCAAACCGATTGTTCGGCCATGTGGCGCGCTTCGGCCGCCACCTGTTCATCATCGGCTGCGGCCTGCTAGCCATGGAAGTGTGGGAGCTGGCCAGCAACGTGGCGGCGTACGCGCTGTCGCTGGAAGCGCTGACGCGCTACGGACGGCATATGTTCATCATCATCGTGTGCGCCATGATCTACTACCATTTGTGCACGATCAAACCGCAGCACCCGCGCCGCTTCGGCCTCGTCGCCGTCGTGCTGGCCACCCTCGGCTCGAGCCTGATCCTGCTGAGCAACCTGCAGGCCAGCGGCCGCCTGGCCGACGAGACCTACATGTCCGTGATCTACCCGCCGGCCTTGCGCCTGAGCCCGGATCACACGACGGACGCCTTCTTCCGCGACGCGGCCGGCCTGCAGCGCGCCGTCGATGCCGAACGGGGCAAGGCGGCCAAGGGCGCCGACGAAGACGAAGACAGCGGCGATTAA
- a CDS encoding MmcQ/YjbR family DNA-binding protein: MVDLEELRYLALSFPDTTEEEHHDRPSFRVGGKIFATLPDDEHINVLLDAEAAHIATVITPAGCEKLWWGERLAGITVCLADAELDMLAAALTAAWRRKAPSDLAKTIAPTG, encoded by the coding sequence ATGGTCGACCTGGAAGAACTACGCTATCTGGCACTGTCGTTTCCCGACACTACCGAGGAAGAACACCACGACCGTCCATCATTCCGCGTGGGCGGGAAGATCTTCGCCACCCTGCCCGACGACGAGCACATCAATGTGCTGCTCGATGCGGAAGCGGCGCATATCGCCACCGTCATCACGCCAGCGGGCTGCGAGAAACTATGGTGGGGCGAACGCCTGGCCGGCATCACGGTGTGCCTGGCGGACGCCGAGCTCGACATGCTGGCCGCCGCCCTGACGGCCGCCTGGCGGCGCAAGGCGCCCAGCGACCTGGCCAAGACCATCGCCCCGACAGGATAG
- a CDS encoding CCXG family PEP-CTERM protein has translation MKNLPKIALSLIAVGVFAHANASTITVSTGYSGAGAQSSAADYQSVVNAAVATPGAGYGSTTIASYDNVSNSGLFGSGSNIAFKSVINFGVSAADAGAWSFRSGVDFGKGGALFLDGVALDFKSNDMWWAGNYNNGSQFFSGSSALSAGNHTLSIYGLEGCCDGGQQAQFKAGNNNFASFGANDGLISAVPEPSTYAMLLIGLGLLGFTARRKQEAKF, from the coding sequence ATGAAAAACCTGCCTAAAATCGCCCTGTCCCTGATCGCCGTCGGTGTGTTTGCCCACGCGAACGCCAGTACCATCACCGTCTCCACCGGCTATTCGGGCGCCGGCGCGCAAAGCTCGGCCGCCGACTACCAGTCCGTCGTGAATGCCGCCGTGGCCACGCCAGGCGCCGGCTATGGCTCGACGACGATCGCCAGTTACGACAACGTCAGCAACAGCGGCCTGTTCGGCAGCGGCTCGAACATCGCCTTCAAGTCGGTGATCAACTTTGGCGTCAGCGCGGCCGATGCGGGTGCCTGGAGCTTCCGCAGCGGCGTCGACTTCGGCAAGGGCGGCGCCCTGTTCCTCGACGGCGTGGCGCTGGACTTCAAGAGCAACGACATGTGGTGGGCAGGCAACTACAACAATGGCAGCCAGTTCTTCAGCGGTTCGAGCGCCTTGTCGGCCGGTAACCACACCCTGAGCATCTACGGCCTGGAAGGCTGCTGCGATGGCGGCCAGCAAGCGCAGTTCAAGGCGGGCAACAACAATTTCGCCAGCTTCGGTGCCAATGACGGCTTGATCTCGGCCGTTCCTGAGCCAAGCACCTATGCCATGCTGCTGATCGGCCTGGGCTTGCTGGGCTTTACGGCGCGCCGCAAGCAGGAAGCTAAGTTCTAA
- a CDS encoding DUF2818 family protein has translation MDVTVSSWLVIALGILGANLPFLNEKLFAAVPLKKAAQAEQGWRKPLALRLLEMVILYFIVGAVAFALEARIGNGFPQTWEFYAITGCLFLVLAFPGFVGRYLRKRR, from the coding sequence ATGGATGTCACCGTCTCGAGCTGGCTGGTGATCGCCTTGGGTATCCTGGGCGCCAACCTGCCTTTCCTGAACGAGAAACTGTTTGCCGCCGTGCCCCTGAAAAAGGCGGCGCAGGCGGAGCAGGGCTGGCGCAAGCCGCTGGCGCTGCGACTGCTGGAGATGGTGATTCTGTACTTCATCGTCGGCGCCGTGGCCTTCGCGCTCGAAGCGCGCATCGGCAACGGTTTCCCGCAAACGTGGGAGTTCTATGCCATCACCGGCTGTCTGTTCCTGGTGCTGGCTTTCCCAGGCTTTGTCGGACGCTACCTGCGCAAACGCCGTTAG
- a CDS encoding TetR/AcrR family transcriptional regulator gives MKQEKTAETAKAKTGRPRTFDADEALDCAMKVFWGKGYEGSSLPELTKAMGMNRPSLYAVFGNKEQLFHKALERYSDTRMRFFDAALEQPTARQVVEALLTQYVDAQTMPDGPHGCMGVNAALACSDDALPIRDELFARRLRGEIKLRDRLRRAKEEGDLPPDSCPEQQARFVVTLSQGMAIQAAAGVSREQLQQMVGLLLRNWPM, from the coding sequence ATGAAACAAGAAAAAACAGCTGAGACAGCCAAGGCAAAAACGGGCCGCCCACGCACCTTTGACGCGGACGAGGCGCTCGATTGCGCCATGAAAGTGTTCTGGGGAAAGGGCTATGAAGGCAGTTCCCTGCCGGAATTGACGAAGGCCATGGGCATGAACCGGCCCAGCCTGTATGCCGTCTTCGGCAACAAGGAGCAGCTGTTCCACAAGGCGCTCGAGCGCTACAGCGATACGCGCATGCGGTTTTTCGATGCGGCACTGGAACAGCCGACGGCGCGCCAGGTGGTGGAAGCGTTGCTGACGCAGTATGTCGACGCGCAAACCATGCCGGATGGCCCGCACGGCTGCATGGGCGTCAATGCGGCGCTCGCCTGCAGCGACGATGCCCTGCCGATCCGCGATGAATTGTTCGCGCGCCGGCTGCGCGGTGAAATCAAGCTGCGCGACCGCTTGCGGCGCGCCAAGGAAGAGGGGGATTTGCCGCCCGATTCCTGCCCGGAGCAGCAGGCGCGCTTTGTCGTGACCCTGTCGCAGGGCATGGCCATCCAGGCGGCGGCCGGCGTCTCGCGCGAGCAATTGCAGCAGATGGTGGGTTTGCTGCTGCGTAATTGGCCGATGTAA